One Malus domestica chromosome 11, GDT2T_hap1 genomic region harbors:
- the LOC114819611 gene encoding uncharacterized protein → MRNDVMEGLLNQNNKTNTGLGRCVSHIQDELKSFRSYVRWMCVDQSNAWRACISWSIFILFAIVVPAISHFVFTCASCDGKHKRPYDSVVQLSLSSVATVSFLCLSWFVRKFGLRRFLFFDKLYNESETVRREYTQQLNRSLKILCIFVMPCFAAESAYKIWWYASRASQMPFLGNVYVSDVVACTLELCSWLYRTTVFFLVCVLFRLICYLQILRLQDFATVFQEQSDVGSVLSEHLRIRRHLTIISHRYRGFILWSLILVTGSQFSLLLITTRSSATANLDVYRSGELALCSITLVTGVLILLRSATKITHKAQAVTCLATKWHVCATLESFDANEGDSPPPDETGNGRVVSGASSDRESDSDLASDDQDELENAKFVPSYAYSTISYQKRQALVTYLENNRAGITIYGFTLDRTTLHTIFMLELSLILWLLGKTVGIS, encoded by the exons ATGAGAAACGATGTCATGGAGGGCTTGTTAAACCAGAACAACAAGACAAACACAGGGTTAGGACGCTGCGTTTCACACATACAAGATGAATTAAAGAGTTTTAGATCGTATGTACGATGGATGTGTGTGGACCAATCTAATGCATGGAGGGCATGCATTTCTTGGTCCATATTCATCTTGTTTGCAATCGTTGTTCCTGCCATTTCCCATTTTGTGTTCACATGTGCATCATGCGATGGCAAGCACAAGAGGCCTTATGATAGTGTAGTGCAATTGTCTTTGAGCAGCGTTGCGACGGTGTCGTTTTTGTGCCTGTCATGGTTTGTGAGGAAGTTTGGGCTCCGGAGGTTCTTGTTTTTCGATAAGCTTTATAATGAGAGCGAGACGGTCAGGAGGGAATACACACAACAGCTCAAT AGATCATTGAAGATTCTCTGCATCTTTGTAATGCCATGCTTTGCCGCGGAGAGTGCATATAAGATTTGGTGGTACGCATCTAGAGCCTCGCAAATGCCTTTTCTGGGCAATGTTTACGTGAGTGACGTGGTAGCATGCACGCTAGAGTTGTGCTCGTGGTTGTATCGTACAACTGTGTTTTTTCTCGTGTGCGTTCTGTTCCGTCTAATATGCTACCTCCAAATCCTACGGCTCCAAGACTTTGCCACTGTGTTCCAAGAGCAATCTGATGTCGGGTCAGTGTTGTCCGAGCACCTTAGGATCCGAAGGCACTTAACAATCATAAGTCATAGATACCGAGGTTTCATCCTATGGTCATTGATCTTGGTCACGGGCAGCCAATTTTCCTTGTTGCTCATCACAACCAGGTCTAGTGCCACTGCCAATCTTGATGTTTATAGATCCGGTGAACTTGCG TTATGCTCCATAACTTTAGTCACTGGAGTCCTCATCTTACTGCGCAGTGCAACCAAAATCACACACAAGGCCCAAGCAGTCACATGCCTTGCTACAAAGTGGCACGTTTGCGCCACATTGGAATCCTTTGATGCGAACGAAGGAGATTCTCCGCCGCCTGATGAGACGGGGAATGGCCGAGTGGTTTCTGGTGCCAGTAGTGACAGAGAATCAGACAGTGATTTGGCAAGTGATGATCAAGATGAACTGGAAAACGCCAAGTTTGTTCCATCATATGCATATAGTACAATCTCTTATCAAAAGAGACAAGCTCTAG tGACATATTTGGAAAATAATAGAGCTGGTATTACTATATATGGATTTACATTGGACAGGACTACACTCCACACCATATTTATGCTTGAGCTATCATTGATTCTTTGGTTGTTGGGTAAAACAGTTGGAATTTCTTGA
- the LOC103422966 gene encoding EH domain-containing protein 1: MEISSVPISSCSKEHQKIYQEWFRFADSDGDGRITGGDAIKFFGMSNLNRQDLKQVWAIADSKRQGYLGFSEFVAAMQLVSLAQAGHDITHGLQNSNVDLESLKPPVMEGLDSLLSAKKKHTLKSNENEVNGTAVVQQSPSALWFSSKSAKKVPLSSVTSIIDGLKRLYVQKLKPLEVTYKFNDFVSPLLTNSDFDAKPMVMLLGQYSTGKTTFIKHLLKSSYPGAHIGPEPTTDRFVVVMSGPDERSVPGNTIAVQADMPFSGLTTFGTAFLSKFECSQMPHSLLEHITFVDTPGVLSGEKQRTQRAYDFTGVTSWFAAKCDLILLLFDPHKLDVSDEFKRVISSLHGHDDKIRVVLNKADQIDTQQLMRVYGALMWSLGKVLNTPEVMRVYIGSFNDKPVNEAATGPVGKELFEKEQEDLLADLKDIPKKACDRRINEFVKRARAAKIHAYIISHLKKEMPAILGKAKAQQRLIDNLEDEFKKVQREHHLPPGDFPDVDHFRDILSGYSIDNFEKLKPKMIDAVDEMLGYDIPELLKNFRNPYDQ, encoded by the exons ATGGAAATTTCTTCAGTTCCGATCAGTTCGTGCTCCAAAGAGCATCAGAAAATCTACCAGGAATGGTTTCGATTCGCTGATTCAG ACGGTGATGGCCGCATTACCGGGGGCGATGCTATAAAGTTCTTCGGCATGTCCAATCTGAATCGGCAGGATCTCAAGCAG GTTTGGGCCATTGCCGATTCAAAGAGGCAGGGATATCTTGGTTTTAGTGAGTTCGTTGCCGCTATGCAG CTAGTTTCTCTTGCACAAGCTGGACATGACATTACACACGGTTTACAGAATAGCAATG TTGACTTGGAAAGTCTGAAGCCTCCTGTTATGGAGGGTTTGGATTCATTATTATCAGCG AAGAAAAAGCATACGCTCAAGTCAAATGAAAACGAAGTAAATG GAACTGCTGTGGTGCAACAATCACCTTCAGCGCTTTGGTTTTCTTCAAAATCAGCAAAAAAG GTACCGCTTTCTTCTGTGACATCAATTATTGATGGGTTGAAGAGACTGTATGTTCAGAAGCTGAAGCCATTAGAAGTTACTTACAAGTTCAACGATTTTGTGTCCCCCTTACTG ACAAATAGTGATTTTGATGCTAAACCCATGGTTATGCTTTTGGGTCAATACTCCACTGGGAAAACAACATTCATTAAACATTTGCTTAAAAGTAGTTATCCAG GAGCTCACATTGGTCCCGAGCCTACAACCGATAGATTTGTTGTTGTTATG TCTGGACCTGATGAAAGAAGTGTTCCTGGGAATACCATTGCTGTCCAAGCTGACATGCCATTTAGCGGTCTCACAACTTTTGGAACAGCATTCTTGTCAAAGTTTGAGTGTTCTCAAATGCCACATTCT CTGCTAGAACACATTACATTTGTGGATACTCCTGGAGTTTTATCCGGAGAGAAGCAACGGACACAACGAGCCTACGATTTTACTGGGGTAACTTCGTGGTTTGCTGCAAAGTGTGACCTCATTCTACTTCTGTTTGATCCTCACAAACTTGATGTCAGTGATGAGTTCAAGCGCGTTATTTCATCTTTACATGGCCATGACGATAAAATTCGTGTTGTTCTGAACAAGGCAGATCAAATTGATACCCAACAA TTGATGAGGGTTTATGGAGCATTGATGTGGTCACTTGGGAAGGTTCTTAATACTCCTGAGGTCATGCGAGTTTATATTGG CTCCTTCAATGACAAACCTGTAAATGAGGCTGCTACGGGTCCAGTTGGGAAAGAACTCTTTGAAAAGGAACAGGAGGATCTTCTGGCTGATTTAAAGGATATTCCAAAGAAGGCTTGTGATCGCAGA ATCAATGAATTTGTGAAGCGTGCCAGAGCTGCCAAGATACATGCTTACATAATTAGCCATTTAAAGAAGGAGATGCCTGCCATATTGGGGAAAGCTAAGGCTCAACAGAGGCTTATTGATAATTTGGAAGATGAATTTAAAAAG GTTCAGAGGGAGCACCATCTACCTCCAGGGGATTTCCCAGACGTAGACCACTTCAGGGACATCTTGAGTGGTTACAGCATTGACAATTTCGAGAAGTTAAAGCCTAAGATGATAGATGCCGTCGATGAAATGCTGGGTTATGATATCCCAGAACTCTTGAAGAATTTCAGAAATCCATACGACCAATAG